The Glycine soja cultivar W05 chromosome 6, ASM419377v2, whole genome shotgun sequence genome has a window encoding:
- the LOC114417212 gene encoding protein ACCELERATED CELL DEATH 6-like isoform X2: MIYKLYEAVKEGHGANFFLVLKQQCEENKLRLSDVFDKVTLAGDSLLHVAANLGQERIVEMICDLFPLLLIRRNVRGDTPLHVAARSKKYDIVKLILSQYATKKSTHDEMKDKKITRETNECGNTPLHEAVYSGDVDVVKDIFDQDKAVAYCLNKSKRSPLCLAVVNGNEQILSLLLQIPLPADQPLSQCRRSSPLHTAIHHKKKVVIQAIIEIRPELVYLRDEDGNTPLHYAADIGYVDGFRILLKKSLLNKLDQTALERNKKGRLPLHLACKRGCVEMVKEFFEPGSGWPINPYVLLNQKGQNILHIAAKNGRDKVVEYLLGNCNTDDLDINQKDYDGNTSLHLASKNLFPQVIKLITEDNRTDLNLTNEDGLTAGDISKTFKHPMLRRREIFSMKLLKRAGVHVNHMLHSQRQPQPEKDTSDFQLQSQPEKDTRQAFLIVAALLMTVSFAAAFTVPGGVYSSDDPNPKIRGTAVLARKPLFVIFTIFNIITMCSSAMACALLSVGMVLQSELTPTIQFSLVCLLYAFFAAPVAFIAAVVIVVANNYLLTIATSGIGCVLAFYTVTLILPSVLSYLQEKANTDAIIVHSPILRPLYCCSILFSTIGGKPKILLHSQKANKDKDN, translated from the exons ATGATTTACAAGTTGTATGAAGCTGTTAAAGAAGGACATGGTGCTAACTTTTTTTTGGTGTTGAAGCAACAGTGTGAGGAAAATAAGCTACGTTTGTCTGATGTTTTTGATAAAGTCACCCTAGCAGGTGATTCACTGCTTCATGTGGCAGCAAATTTGGGGCAAGAAAGGATTGTGGAGATGATTTGTGATCTCTTTCCTTTGCTTCTAATTAGGAGAAATGTAAGAGGTGACACTCCACTTCATGTTGCTGCGAGGTCTAAGAAATATGATATAGTCAAGTTGATTCTCTCCCAATATGCCACAAAGAAGTCAACACATGATGAGatgaaagataaaaagataACAAGAGAAACAAATGAATGTGGGAATACTCCTTTGCACGAGGCTGTCTACAGTGGGGATGTTGATGTGGTTAAAGATATTTTCGACCAGGATAAGGCTGTAGCCTATTGTTTGAACAAGTCAAAGAGATCACCACTGTGTTTGGCAGTGGTGAATGGTAATGAGCAAATTCTCTCACTTCTGTTGCAAATTCCATTACCTGCGGACCAGCCGCTTTCACAGTGTCGTCGAAGTTCTCCACTCCACACAGCTATAcaccataaaaaaaaag TTGTGATACAAGCGATTATAGAAATAAGGCCCGAGCTAGTTTATTTAAGGGATGAAGATGGAAATACTCCCCTTCATTATGCAGCTGACATTGGTTATGTTGACGGATTtcgtattttattaaaaaaatcattgctAAATAAATTGGATCAAACTGCCTTGGAACGAAACAAGAAGGGCCGTCTTCCCCTTCATCTTGCTTGCAAGAGGGGTTGTGTTGAGATGGTAAAAGAATTCTTTGAACCTGGATCCGGATGGCCCATTAATCCTTATGTTCTCCTCAATCAAAAGGGTCAAAACATTCTTCACATTGCGGCAAAGAATGGAAGAGATAAAGTGGTAGAATACCTACTAGGAAATTGCAACACTGATGATCTAGATATAAACCAGAAAGACTATGATGGGAACACATCATTGCATTTGGCTTCCAAAAATTTATTTCCGCAAGTTATCAAGTTGATCACAGAGGATAATAGGACTGATCTGAATCTCACGAATGAAGACGGTTTAACGGCTGGAGATATCAGTAAGACCTTTAAACATCCAATGTTGCGTAGAAGAGAG ATTTTTTCCATGAAGTTATTAAAAAGAGCTGGAGTCCATGTAAATCACATGTTGCATTCTCAACGCCAACCACAGCCTGAAAAAGACACCTCTGATTTTCAACTCCAATCACAGCCTGAAAAAGACACCCGTCAGGCATTTTTGATTGTTGCAGCGTTGTTGATGACAGTGTCATTTGCAGCTGCTTTTACTGTACCAGGAGGTGTATATAGCTCTGATGACCCAAACCCTAAAATTAGAGGAACTGCAGTTTTGGCTCGTAAACCATTATTCGTGATATTCACCATCTTCAATATCATAACTATGTGTAGCTCCGCAATGGCATGTGCACTTCTGTCTGTGGGAATGGTTCTTCAGTCTGAACTTACTCCTACAATTCAATTTTCGCTCGTGTGTTTGTTATATGCCTTTTTCGCAGCACCAGTGGCGTTTATAGCTGCTGTAGTTATAGTTGTGGCCAATAACTATTTACTCACAATTGCTACAAGCGGCATTGGATGCGTGCTCGCTTTCTACACCGTTACGTTAATACTACCTTCAGTACTATCATATCTACAAGAAAAAGCGAACACTGATGCAATTATAGTGCATAGTCCAATACTTCGACCTCTTTATTGCTGTTCGATTCTTTTCTCGACAATAGGTGGTAAGCCCAaaattcttcttcattctcagAAAGCAAACAAGGACAAGGACAATTGA
- the LOC114417210 gene encoding uncharacterized protein LOC114417210, whose amino-acid sequence MLSVLVCPSHELATPFQCLHFPNTDYSLKCSPKLQLGSTPSQRNPFKCFCNRKEHVTPFSQGFSELQEDDSPWESGNVWSNLALYLFTLHIPFSFGGLSVVALFNGQPVLDPQTEALSLLTIQILEFGGALVLLKYTAKPQYKFSNFSRKNKLLSNRNWFLSSAVGFGFLVLLIFLTSLLADRLFGSKPVNNPILKDMLLNSDISRLSCVLAYCIVTPLLEEVVYRGFLLTSLSSTLEWQQAVAISSVVFSAIHFSGENFLQLFIIGCVLGCSYCWSGNLSSSIAIHSLYNALTLVITYFY is encoded by the exons ATGTTGTCGGTTCTGGTGTGTCCATCTCATGAGTTGGCCACACCCTTTCAGTGCCTTCACTTCCCAAACACAGATTATAGCCTGAAATGTTCACCGAAACTGCAATTGGGAAGCACTCCCTCCCAACGCAACCCTTTCAAGTGCTTTTGCAATAGGAAAGAACACGTCACACCCTTTTCTCag GGATTCTCAGAGTTGCAAGAGGATGATAGTCCATGGGAGAGTGGGAACGTGTGGAGCAATCTTGCACTCTATTTATTCACTCTGCATATCCCTTTTAGCTTTGGAGGCTTATCCGTGGTTGCTCTATTTAATGGACAACCTGTTCTTGACCCACAAACTGAG GCCTTATCACTTCTCACCATTCAAATTCTCGAGTTTGGTGGGGCTCTAGTTTTATTGAAGTACACAGCTAAGCCACAATACAAGTTTTCAAATTTCTCCAGAAAGAACAAATTATTGAGCAACAGGAACTGGTTTTTGTCATCAGCTGTGGGATTTGGGTTTCTTGTTCTGTTAATTTTCCTAACATCTCTACTTGCTGACAGATTATTTGGCTCCAAG CCTGTGAACAACCCCATACTGAAGGACATGCTCCTAAACAGTGACATCTCAAGATTGTCTTGTGTGCTTGCTTATTGCATTGTCACTCCCCTTTTGGAAGAAGTTGTTTATAGGGGATTTCTTTTGACCTCACTTTCTTCTACCTTGGAGTGGCAGCAAGCTGTTGCCATAAGCTCAGTTGTATTCAGTGCAATTCACTTCTCTGGTGAGAACTTTCTACAATTGTTCATCATTGGATGTGTTCTTGGATGCTCCTATTGCTGGTCTGGGAATTTGAGTTCCTCCATTGCTATACATTCCTTGTACAATGCTTTGACCTTagtaataacttatttttattaa
- the LOC114417212 gene encoding protein ACCELERATED CELL DEATH 6-like isoform X1 has protein sequence MDQLRIDVDTASQVGLLHKEIVGKAMIYKLYEAVKEGHGANFFLVLKQQCEENKLRLSDVFDKVTLAGDSLLHVAANLGQERIVEMICDLFPLLLIRRNVRGDTPLHVAARSKKYDIVKLILSQYATKKSTHDEMKDKKITRETNECGNTPLHEAVYSGDVDVVKDIFDQDKAVAYCLNKSKRSPLCLAVVNGNEQILSLLLQIPLPADQPLSQCRRSSPLHTAIHHKKKVVIQAIIEIRPELVYLRDEDGNTPLHYAADIGYVDGFRILLKKSLLNKLDQTALERNKKGRLPLHLACKRGCVEMVKEFFEPGSGWPINPYVLLNQKGQNILHIAAKNGRDKVVEYLLGNCNTDDLDINQKDYDGNTSLHLASKNLFPQVIKLITEDNRTDLNLTNEDGLTAGDISKTFKHPMLRRREIFSMKLLKRAGVHVNHMLHSQRQPQPEKDTSDFQLQSQPEKDTRQAFLIVAALLMTVSFAAAFTVPGGVYSSDDPNPKIRGTAVLARKPLFVIFTIFNIITMCSSAMACALLSVGMVLQSELTPTIQFSLVCLLYAFFAAPVAFIAAVVIVVANNYLLTIATSGIGCVLAFYTVTLILPSVLSYLQEKANTDAIIVHSPILRPLYCCSILFSTIGGKPKILLHSQKANKDKDN, from the exons ATGGACCAACTGAGAATTGATGTTGATACAGCTTCACAAGTGGGACTACTGCATAAGGAAATTGTTGGAAAAGCTATGATTTACAAGTTGTATGAAGCTGTTAAAGAAGGACATGGTGCTAACTTTTTTTTGGTGTTGAAGCAACAGTGTGAGGAAAATAAGCTACGTTTGTCTGATGTTTTTGATAAAGTCACCCTAGCAGGTGATTCACTGCTTCATGTGGCAGCAAATTTGGGGCAAGAAAGGATTGTGGAGATGATTTGTGATCTCTTTCCTTTGCTTCTAATTAGGAGAAATGTAAGAGGTGACACTCCACTTCATGTTGCTGCGAGGTCTAAGAAATATGATATAGTCAAGTTGATTCTCTCCCAATATGCCACAAAGAAGTCAACACATGATGAGatgaaagataaaaagataACAAGAGAAACAAATGAATGTGGGAATACTCCTTTGCACGAGGCTGTCTACAGTGGGGATGTTGATGTGGTTAAAGATATTTTCGACCAGGATAAGGCTGTAGCCTATTGTTTGAACAAGTCAAAGAGATCACCACTGTGTTTGGCAGTGGTGAATGGTAATGAGCAAATTCTCTCACTTCTGTTGCAAATTCCATTACCTGCGGACCAGCCGCTTTCACAGTGTCGTCGAAGTTCTCCACTCCACACAGCTATAcaccataaaaaaaaag TTGTGATACAAGCGATTATAGAAATAAGGCCCGAGCTAGTTTATTTAAGGGATGAAGATGGAAATACTCCCCTTCATTATGCAGCTGACATTGGTTATGTTGACGGATTtcgtattttattaaaaaaatcattgctAAATAAATTGGATCAAACTGCCTTGGAACGAAACAAGAAGGGCCGTCTTCCCCTTCATCTTGCTTGCAAGAGGGGTTGTGTTGAGATGGTAAAAGAATTCTTTGAACCTGGATCCGGATGGCCCATTAATCCTTATGTTCTCCTCAATCAAAAGGGTCAAAACATTCTTCACATTGCGGCAAAGAATGGAAGAGATAAAGTGGTAGAATACCTACTAGGAAATTGCAACACTGATGATCTAGATATAAACCAGAAAGACTATGATGGGAACACATCATTGCATTTGGCTTCCAAAAATTTATTTCCGCAAGTTATCAAGTTGATCACAGAGGATAATAGGACTGATCTGAATCTCACGAATGAAGACGGTTTAACGGCTGGAGATATCAGTAAGACCTTTAAACATCCAATGTTGCGTAGAAGAGAG ATTTTTTCCATGAAGTTATTAAAAAGAGCTGGAGTCCATGTAAATCACATGTTGCATTCTCAACGCCAACCACAGCCTGAAAAAGACACCTCTGATTTTCAACTCCAATCACAGCCTGAAAAAGACACCCGTCAGGCATTTTTGATTGTTGCAGCGTTGTTGATGACAGTGTCATTTGCAGCTGCTTTTACTGTACCAGGAGGTGTATATAGCTCTGATGACCCAAACCCTAAAATTAGAGGAACTGCAGTTTTGGCTCGTAAACCATTATTCGTGATATTCACCATCTTCAATATCATAACTATGTGTAGCTCCGCAATGGCATGTGCACTTCTGTCTGTGGGAATGGTTCTTCAGTCTGAACTTACTCCTACAATTCAATTTTCGCTCGTGTGTTTGTTATATGCCTTTTTCGCAGCACCAGTGGCGTTTATAGCTGCTGTAGTTATAGTTGTGGCCAATAACTATTTACTCACAATTGCTACAAGCGGCATTGGATGCGTGCTCGCTTTCTACACCGTTACGTTAATACTACCTTCAGTACTATCATATCTACAAGAAAAAGCGAACACTGATGCAATTATAGTGCATAGTCCAATACTTCGACCTCTTTATTGCTGTTCGATTCTTTTCTCGACAATAGGTGGTAAGCCCAaaattcttcttcattctcagAAAGCAAACAAGGACAAGGACAATTGA
- the LOC114417212 gene encoding protein ACCELERATED CELL DEATH 6-like isoform X3, which yields MDQLRIDVDTASQVGLLHKEIVGKAMIYKLYEAVKEGHGANFFLVLKQQCEENKLRLSDVFDKVTLAGDSLLHVAANLGQERIVEMICDLFPLLLIRRNVRGDTPLHVAARSKKYDIVKLILSQYATKKSTHDEMKDKKITRETNECGNTPLHEAVYSGDVDVVKDIFDQDKAVAYCLNKSKRSPLCLAVVNGNEQILSLLLQIPLPADQPLSQCRRSSPLHTAIHHKKKVVIQAIIEIRPELVYLRDEDGNTPLHYAADIGYVDGFRILLKKSLLNKLDQTALERNKKGRLPLHLACKRGCVEMVKEFFEPGSGWPINPYVLLNQKGQNILHIAAKNGRDKVVEYLLGNCNTDDLDINQKDYDGNTSLHLASKNLFPQVIKLITEDNRTDLNLTNEDGLTAGDISKTFKHPMLRRRELDFFHEVIKKSWSPCKSHVAFSTPTTA from the exons ATGGACCAACTGAGAATTGATGTTGATACAGCTTCACAAGTGGGACTACTGCATAAGGAAATTGTTGGAAAAGCTATGATTTACAAGTTGTATGAAGCTGTTAAAGAAGGACATGGTGCTAACTTTTTTTTGGTGTTGAAGCAACAGTGTGAGGAAAATAAGCTACGTTTGTCTGATGTTTTTGATAAAGTCACCCTAGCAGGTGATTCACTGCTTCATGTGGCAGCAAATTTGGGGCAAGAAAGGATTGTGGAGATGATTTGTGATCTCTTTCCTTTGCTTCTAATTAGGAGAAATGTAAGAGGTGACACTCCACTTCATGTTGCTGCGAGGTCTAAGAAATATGATATAGTCAAGTTGATTCTCTCCCAATATGCCACAAAGAAGTCAACACATGATGAGatgaaagataaaaagataACAAGAGAAACAAATGAATGTGGGAATACTCCTTTGCACGAGGCTGTCTACAGTGGGGATGTTGATGTGGTTAAAGATATTTTCGACCAGGATAAGGCTGTAGCCTATTGTTTGAACAAGTCAAAGAGATCACCACTGTGTTTGGCAGTGGTGAATGGTAATGAGCAAATTCTCTCACTTCTGTTGCAAATTCCATTACCTGCGGACCAGCCGCTTTCACAGTGTCGTCGAAGTTCTCCACTCCACACAGCTATAcaccataaaaaaaaag TTGTGATACAAGCGATTATAGAAATAAGGCCCGAGCTAGTTTATTTAAGGGATGAAGATGGAAATACTCCCCTTCATTATGCAGCTGACATTGGTTATGTTGACGGATTtcgtattttattaaaaaaatcattgctAAATAAATTGGATCAAACTGCCTTGGAACGAAACAAGAAGGGCCGTCTTCCCCTTCATCTTGCTTGCAAGAGGGGTTGTGTTGAGATGGTAAAAGAATTCTTTGAACCTGGATCCGGATGGCCCATTAATCCTTATGTTCTCCTCAATCAAAAGGGTCAAAACATTCTTCACATTGCGGCAAAGAATGGAAGAGATAAAGTGGTAGAATACCTACTAGGAAATTGCAACACTGATGATCTAGATATAAACCAGAAAGACTATGATGGGAACACATCATTGCATTTGGCTTCCAAAAATTTATTTCCGCAAGTTATCAAGTTGATCACAGAGGATAATAGGACTGATCTGAATCTCACGAATGAAGACGGTTTAACGGCTGGAGATATCAGTAAGACCTTTAAACATCCAATGTTGCGTAGAAGAGAG CTAGATTTTTTCCATGAAGTTATTAAAAAGAGCTGGAGTCCATGTAAATCACATGTTGCATTCTCAACGCCAACCACAGCCTGA
- the LOC114417214 gene encoding uncharacterized protein LOC114417214 isoform X1 — MANVAILELNGNCGNTVEEIVKMEREIFPEHESLTSFFHDELRKKNSGLLYLHVDGELVGYVMYSWPSSSYATITELAVKEQWRGQGHGEALLKAAIQKCSTSKVLRIMLHVDPLRTPAVNLYKKHGFQVDTLVEGYYSSDRNAYRMYLDFDSS; from the exons ATGGCGAATGTGGCGATTCTTGAGCTCAATGGAAACTGTGGTAATACAGTGGAAGAGATAGTGAAAATGGAGAGAGAGATCTTTCCCGAGCACGAATCACTGACTTCATTCTTTCACGATGAACTTAGAAAGAAGAACAGTGGATTGCTTTATCTTCACGTGGATGGCGAACTTGTAGGCTATGTCATGTATTCTTGGCCTTCTTCCTCGTATGCCACTATCACCGAGCTCGCAG TTAAGGAGCAATGGAGGGGACAAGGCCACGGAGAGGCTTTGTTGAAAGCAGCAATTCAGAAATGCAGTACAAGTAAAGTTTTGCGCATAATGCTTCATGTGGATCCCTTGAGGACTCCTGCAGTGAACCTTTACAAGAAACATGGTTTCCAAGTTGACACATTGGTTGAAGGGTACTACTCCTCAGATAGAAATGCTTATAGAATGTACTTGGACTTCGATTCAAGTTGA
- the LOC114417214 gene encoding uncharacterized protein LOC114417214 isoform X2: MANVAILELNGNCGNTVEEIVKMEREIFPEHESLTSFFHDELRKKNSGLLYLHVDGELVGYVMYSWPSSSYATITELAVKEQWRGQGHGEALLKAAIQKCSTSKVLRIMLHVDPLRTPAVNLYKKHGFQVDTLVEGYYSSDRNAYRMYLDFDSS, encoded by the exons ATGGCGAATGTGGCGATTCTTGAGCTCAATGGAAACTGTGGTAATACAGTGGAAGAGATAGTGAAAATGGAGAGAGAGATCTTTCCCGAGCACGAATCACTGACTTCATTCTTTCACGATGAACTTAGAAAGAAGAACAGTGGATTGCTTTATCTTCACGTGGATGGCGAACTTGTAG GCTATGTCATGTATTCTTGGCCTTCTTCCTCGTATGCCACTATCACCGAGCTCGCAG TTAAGGAGCAATGGAGGGGACAAGGCCACGGAGAGGCTTTGTTGAAAGCAGCAATTCAGAAATGCAGTACAAGTAAAGTTTTGCGCATAATGCTTCATGTGGATCCCTTGAGGACTCCTGCAGTGAACCTTTACAAGAAACATGGTTTCCAAGTTGACACATTGGTTGAAGGGTACTACTCCTCAGATAGAAATGCTTATAGAATGTACTTGGACTTCGATTCAAGTTGA